A genomic segment from Glycine soja cultivar W05 chromosome 18, ASM419377v2, whole genome shotgun sequence encodes:
- the LOC114396938 gene encoding receptor-like protein kinase, with product MVYQEGAKLGLIQIALSGTSDAAGDVEEAVATLGDEGAGVEGEPAEAEGGGERDVDGEQPGERCEKEAEEGGELGERGGDEELCYKQLTGRIPTQLGDLKKLSVLALQSNLLGGAIPASLGDLGKLMRLDLNSNNIFGFIPIKLADLPSLQVLDVHNNTLSGNVHPDNLLLTEDQKTVKLADFG from the exons ATGGTATACCAAGAAGGCGCGAAGCTTGGACTCATCCAGATCGCACTGAGTGGAACCTCCGACGCTGCTGGTGACGTTGAGGAGGCGGTGGCCACCCTCGGGGATGAAGGCGCCGGTGTAGAGGGAGAGCCCGCGGAGGCAGAAGGCGGCGGAGAGCGTGACGTCGACGGGGAACAACCGGGGGAGCGCTGTGAGAAGGAGGCAGAGGAGGGTGGAGAGTTGGGAGAGCGAGGCGGAGACGAAGAG CTTTGCTATAAGCAGTTAACTGGAAGGATACCTACACAACTTGGTGATTTGAAGAAGCTTAGTGTTCTTGCTCTTCAGTCAAACCTGCTGGGTGGAGCTATCCCTGCTAGTCTAGGTGATTTGGGAAAGTTAATGAGGCTAGATTTGAACTCTAATAATATCTTTGGTTTCATTCCCATTAAACTAGCTGATCTTCCTTCACTGCAAGTTCTGGATGTTCACAATAATACTCTCTCTGGGAATGTACATCCTG ATAACTTGCTATTGACTGAAGACCAGAAAACAGTCAAGCTAGCAGATTTTGGTTAG